The Ferrimicrobium sp. genome includes a window with the following:
- a CDS encoding peptidylprolyl isomerase, whose amino-acid sequence MLGKKKENYPCPEADGSSPQVRHFDASPSYCLEDNTSYEAIMETNHGTMRFELFPERAPITVNSFVFLARYHYFDGINFHRIIPGFVVQGGDPTGSGAGGPGYKFRDELPNAGEYKLGSLAMANAGPNTNGSQFFIISGPSGVSLPPLYSLFGQLIEGDEVLTILEQAGSPNGTPKSECTMSAVSIRQE is encoded by the coding sequence ATGCTCGGCAAGAAGAAGGAAAACTACCCGTGCCCTGAGGCTGATGGTTCGAGTCCGCAGGTTCGACACTTCGATGCGAGCCCTTCGTACTGCCTCGAAGACAACACCAGCTATGAAGCCATCATGGAAACCAACCATGGCACAATGCGCTTTGAGCTCTTCCCTGAACGCGCGCCCATCACCGTCAACAGCTTCGTCTTCCTCGCGCGCTACCACTACTTCGATGGGATCAACTTCCACCGGATCATTCCAGGGTTTGTCGTTCAAGGCGGTGATCCAACAGGCTCGGGTGCAGGAGGCCCAGGCTATAAGTTCCGCGACGAACTGCCAAACGCGGGTGAGTACAAGCTCGGCAGCTTGGCCATGGCCAACGCCGGCCCAAACACCAATGGGAGCCAATTCTTTATCATCTCTGGACCTAGTGGCGTATCGCTACCGCCACTCTACAGCCTCTTTGGTCAACTCATTGAGGGTGATGAGGTGCTTACCATCCTTGAACAAGCTGGCTCGCCGAACGGCACACCCAAATCAGAATGCACTATGAGTGCTGTTAGTATACGCCAAGAATAA
- a CDS encoding peptidylprolyl isomerase, with amino-acid sequence MARAKRRRLMRNGAIVVVAAIVVFVGIYLLTKPPTKKTTAATKTTSTAAKTTSYLLPNGCPNPSATIPRKTHFKKYPPECLNPSDHYTAVVNTTAGTFDVKLEPNLGPKSANNFYVLSLYHFFNGTTFFRVIPGFVIQGGSPTNNDFGTPGYSFGDKNPPAGSYHIGTVAMANSGSPNSNGSQFFVVSGTAGEKELSDTYSVFGQVTKGLSVIAKIDAGGSTANNGIPPKTTYKINTVTIQVTK; translated from the coding sequence ATGGCGCGTGCTAAGCGACGTCGACTGATGCGCAACGGCGCCATCGTGGTGGTAGCTGCGATCGTCGTCTTTGTGGGGATCTACCTACTCACCAAGCCCCCGACGAAGAAGACAACGGCCGCCACCAAGACAACGTCGACTGCTGCGAAGACTACGAGTTATCTGCTGCCCAATGGGTGCCCCAATCCGAGCGCCACCATCCCACGCAAAACCCACTTCAAGAAGTATCCACCAGAATGTCTGAATCCGAGTGATCACTACACTGCCGTCGTCAACACCACGGCCGGAACCTTTGACGTGAAGCTCGAACCAAATCTGGGACCAAAGTCGGCAAACAACTTCTATGTACTATCGCTCTATCACTTCTTCAACGGAACCACGTTTTTCAGAGTCATTCCCGGGTTTGTGATTCAGGGTGGTAGTCCAACCAACAACGACTTCGGGACTCCGGGTTATAGCTTCGGCGACAAGAACCCTCCGGCCGGTTCCTATCACATCGGAACTGTAGCGATGGCCAACAGCGGATCACCGAACTCCAACGGAAGCCAGTTTTTTGTGGTTTCCGGAACTGCCGGCGAAAAAGAGCTGAGTGACACCTACAGTGTCTTTGGACAGGTGACCAAAGGGCTATCGGTCATCGCAAAGATCGATGCTGGCGGAAGTACTGCCAACAACGGTATCCCGCCAAAGACAACCTACAAGATCAACACGGTCACGATCCAGGTAACCAAGTAA